From a region of the Castor canadensis chromosome 7, mCasCan1.hap1v2, whole genome shotgun sequence genome:
- the Ccn1 gene encoding CCN family member 1 has translation MNSRTARALAFAVTLLHLIRLALSTCPTACHCPLEAPKCAPGVGLVQDGCGCCKVCAKQLNEDCSKMQPCDHTKGLECNFGASSTAPKGICRAQTEGRPCEYNSKIYQNGESFQPNCKHQCTCIDGAVGCIPMCPQELSLPNLGCPNPRLVKVTGQCCEEWICDEDGIVDSMDDLDELLLGKGLGFDASELELTRNNELIAVGKAGSLKRLPVFGVNPGIFHNPVYGQKCMVQTTSWSQCSKTCGTGISTRVTNDNPECRLVKETRICEVRPCGQPVYSSLKKGKKCSKTKKSPEPVKFTYAGCSSMKKYRPKYCGSCVDGRCCMPQQTRTVKMRFLCEDGEMFSKNVMMIQSCKCNYNCPHANEAAFPFYRLFNDIHKFRD, from the exons ATGAACTCCCGCACCGCCAGGGCTCTCGCCTTCGCCGTCACCCTTCTCCACTTGATCAGGCTG gCGCTCTCCACCTGCCCCACCGCCTGCCACTGCCCCCTGGAGGCGCCCAAGTGCGCCCCAGGAGTCGGGCTGGTCCAGGACGGCTGCGGCTGCTGTAAGGTCTGCGCCAAGCAGCTCAACGAGGACTGCAGCAAAATGCAGCCTTGCGACCACACCAAGGGGCTGGAATGCAATTTCGGCGCCAGCTCCACCGCTCCGAAGGGGATCTGCAGAG CTCAGACAGAGGGCAGACCCTGTGAGTATAACTCTAAAATCTACCAGAACGGAGAAAGTTTCCAGCCCAACTGTAAACATCAGTGCACATGTATTGATGGCGCCGTGGGCTGCATTCCTATGTGTCCCCAAGAACTGTCTCTCCCCAATTTGGGCTGTCCCAATCCCCGGCTGGTGAAAGTCACCGGGCAGTGTTGTGAAGAGTGGATCTGTGATGAGGATGGTATCGTGGACTCCATGGACGACTTGGATGAGCTCCTCCTCGGCAAGGGACTAGGATTTGATGCCTCCGAGCTGGAGTTAACGAGAAACAATGAATTAATCGCAGTTGGAAAAGCCGGCTCGCTGAAGCGACTCCCAG tCTTTGGCGTGAATCCTGGCATCTTTCACAACCCTGTGTATGGCCAGAAATGCATGGTTCAAACAACTTCATGGTCCCAGTGCTCAAAGACTTGTGGAACTGGTATCTCCACACGAGTTACCAATGACAACCCCGAATGCCGCCTGGTGAAAGAAACCCGCATTTGTGAAGTGCGGCCTTGTGGACAACCAGTGTATAGCAGCCTGAAA AAGGGCAAGAAATGCAGCAAGACGAAGAAATCCCCAGAGCCAGTCAAGTTTACTTATGCTGGATGTTCAAGTATGAAGAAGTACCGGCCCAAGTACTGCGGCTCCTGTGTGGACGGCCGATGCTGCATGCCCCAGCAGACCAGGACTGTGAAGATGCGGTTCCTCTGCGAAGATGGGGAGATGTTTTCCAAGAACGTCATGATGATCCAGTCCTGCAAATGCAACTACAACTGCCCACACGCCAACGAAGCAGCTTTCCCCTTCTACAGACTGTTCAATGACATTCACAAATTTAGGGACTAA